The Phyllostomus discolor isolate MPI-MPIP mPhyDis1 chromosome 4, mPhyDis1.pri.v3, whole genome shotgun sequence genome window below encodes:
- the ING5 gene encoding inhibitor of growth protein 5 isoform X2 → MRELDQRTEDKKAEIDLLAAEYISTVKTLSAEQRVQHLQKIQSAYSKCKEYSDDKVQLAMQTYEMVDKHIRRLDADLARFEADLKDKLEGSDFEGSGGRGLKKGRSQKEKRGSRGRGRRASEEDTPKKKKHKGGSEFTDTILSVHPSDVLDMPVDPNEPTYCLCHQVSYGEMIGCDNPDCPIEWFHFACVDLTTKPKGKWFCPRCVQERRKKK, encoded by the exons ATGCGAGAGCTGGACCAGAGGACAGAAG ATAAGAAAGCGGAGATCGACCTCCTGGCCGCAGAGTACATCTCCACGGTGAAGACCCTGTCCGCGGAGCAGCGGGTGCAGCACCTGCAGAAGATCCAGAGCGCCTACAGCAAGTGCAAGGAGTACAGCGATGACAAGGTGCAGCTGGCCATGCAGACCTACGAGATG GTGGACAAACATATTCGGAGGCTCGACGCGGACCTGGCGCGCTTCGAAGCGGACCTGAAGGACAAGCTGGAGGGCAGCGACTTTGAGGGCTCTGGAGGACGAGGCTTAAAAA AAGGTCggagccagaaagagaagagaggctcCCGGGGCCGAGGCAGGAGGGCCTCAGAGGAAGACACtccaaagaaaaagaagcataaagggGG GTCCGAGTTCACCGACACCATCCTGTCCGTGCACCCCTCCGACGTGCTCGACATGCCTGTGGACCCCAACGAGCCCACCTACTGCCTCTGCCACCAGGTGTCCTACGGGGAGATGATTGGCTGTGACAATCCGGAT TGTCCCATCGAGTGGTTCCACTTCGCCTGTGTGGACCTGACCACGAAGCCCAAAGGAAAATG GTTCTGCCCACGGTGTGtccaggagaggaggaagaagaagtaA
- the ING5 gene encoding inhibitor of growth protein 5 isoform X1: MATAMYLEHYLDSIENLPCELQRNFQLMRELDQRTEDKKAEIDLLAAEYISTVKTLSAEQRVQHLQKIQSAYSKCKEYSDDKVQLAMQTYEMVDKHIRRLDADLARFEADLKDKLEGSDFEGSGGRGLKKGRSQKEKRGSRGRGRRASEEDTPKKKKHKGGSEFTDTILSVHPSDVLDMPVDPNEPTYCLCHQVSYGEMIGCDNPDCPIEWFHFACVDLTTKPKGKWFCPRCVQERRKKK, from the exons ATGGCGACCGCCATGTACTTGGAGCACTACCTGGACA GTATCGAGAACCTTCCTTGTGAACTTCAGAGGAATTTCCAGCTGATGCGAGAGCTGGACCAGAGGACAGAAG ATAAGAAAGCGGAGATCGACCTCCTGGCCGCAGAGTACATCTCCACGGTGAAGACCCTGTCCGCGGAGCAGCGGGTGCAGCACCTGCAGAAGATCCAGAGCGCCTACAGCAAGTGCAAGGAGTACAGCGATGACAAGGTGCAGCTGGCCATGCAGACCTACGAGATG GTGGACAAACATATTCGGAGGCTCGACGCGGACCTGGCGCGCTTCGAAGCGGACCTGAAGGACAAGCTGGAGGGCAGCGACTTTGAGGGCTCTGGAGGACGAGGCTTAAAAA AAGGTCggagccagaaagagaagagaggctcCCGGGGCCGAGGCAGGAGGGCCTCAGAGGAAGACACtccaaagaaaaagaagcataaagggGG GTCCGAGTTCACCGACACCATCCTGTCCGTGCACCCCTCCGACGTGCTCGACATGCCTGTGGACCCCAACGAGCCCACCTACTGCCTCTGCCACCAGGTGTCCTACGGGGAGATGATTGGCTGTGACAATCCGGAT TGTCCCATCGAGTGGTTCCACTTCGCCTGTGTGGACCTGACCACGAAGCCCAAAGGAAAATG GTTCTGCCCACGGTGTGtccaggagaggaggaagaagaagtaA